From a region of the Sulfitobacter noctilucicola genome:
- a CDS encoding TfoX/Sxy family protein — protein MSLSASDIEFAKELFSTIPDVTTRRMFGGMGLYSSGVIFALMRSDGQILIKATDGPFAERLADMGAERWTYTRKSGTKSSMPYMTLPDATLDDPAMAGQLATEALADLA, from the coding sequence GTGAGCCTTTCGGCCTCCGATATCGAATTTGCGAAAGAGCTTTTTTCTACCATTCCCGACGTTACAACTCGCCGTATGTTCGGCGGTATGGGACTTTATTCGTCTGGCGTGATCTTTGCGCTGATGCGGTCTGATGGGCAAATCCTTATCAAAGCCACTGATGGGCCCTTCGCTGAGCGGCTGGCAGATATGGGGGCCGAACGCTGGACATACACCCGCAAGAGCGGGACGAAATCCTCCATGCCCTATATGACGTTACCTGATGCAACCTTGGATGATCCTGCTATGGCAGGTCAGCTGGCAACCGAAGCTCTTGCCGATCTTGCCTGA
- a CDS encoding HesB/IscA family protein, with amino-acid sequence MFGIPGKQAVTITPKAAAQITKLMTSAGHAGLRIGIKKGGCAGMEYTMEYVDEADPNDEVVTQDGACVMIAPMAQMFLFGTEIDYETSLLESGFKFNNPNVTEACGCGESIKFDESLSAR; translated from the coding sequence ATGTTCGGCATTCCAGGCAAGCAGGCGGTGACAATTACACCGAAAGCGGCGGCACAGATTACCAAGCTGATGACATCGGCAGGCCATGCGGGCTTGCGGATCGGCATCAAGAAAGGTGGATGTGCAGGCATGGAATATACCATGGAATACGTCGACGAAGCCGATCCGAACGACGAAGTCGTCACTCAGGATGGCGCATGTGTGATGATTGCCCCAATGGCGCAGATGTTTCTCTTCGGTACAGAGATTGATTATGAAACCAGCCTTCTGGAATCCGGTTTCAAGTTCAACAACCCCAATGTGACCGAGGCCTGTGGCTGCGGCGAGTCGATCAAATTCGATGAAAGCCTGTCCGCACGGTGA
- a CDS encoding SUF system Fe-S cluster assembly protein, which translates to MTDQSQPMEGTPLIAPSTTDHPLYEQVVEACRTVYDPEIPVNIYELGLIYTIDIDAENAVDIKMSLTAPGCPVAGEMPGWVADAVEPLAGVKQVNVELVWEPPWGMDMMSDEARLELGFM; encoded by the coding sequence ATGACCGATCAATCCCAACCGATGGAAGGCACACCGCTTATTGCGCCTTCGACCACAGATCATCCGCTGTACGAGCAGGTCGTGGAGGCATGCCGCACGGTCTATGACCCTGAAATACCAGTTAATATTTATGAGCTGGGCCTGATCTACACCATCGACATCGACGCAGAGAACGCTGTCGACATCAAGATGTCGCTGACGGCACCGGGCTGTCCTGTTGCCGGTGAGATGCCGGGCTGGGTTGCTGACGCGGTTGAGCCGCTCGCAGGTGTCAAGCAGGTCAACGTTGAGTTGGTCTGGGAGCCGCCTTGGGGCATGGATATGATGTCTGACGAAGCGCGGCTTGAACTGGGATTCATGTAA
- a CDS encoding fatty acid desaturase, which produces MFSEKKQGAPHPTAGPARDWVRILSQYREPSTWRSTFELAVTLGPFLVLWVLAWMALSVSGWLTLALSLCNAAFLLRLFAIQHDCGHGAFFKNRTLSDWVGRAIGVLTLTPYDVWQRSHAMHHSTSGNLGRRGMGDVHTLTLAEYNALSGFNRLKYRLYRHPIVLFGLGPGYLFFLQNRLPLGLMAKARYWTSAMSTNAAILIALVVIIYFGGILPVLLIFLPSTLLAATAGVWLFYVQHQFETTHWEDDDSWDLHAAALHGSSHYIMPKPLQWLSANIGIHHVHHLYSRIPFYRLPEVLRDHEALADSNRMTIRESLLNARLHLWDEDSKRLLSFRQARKLTTS; this is translated from the coding sequence ATGTTCAGCGAAAAAAAGCAGGGTGCCCCGCACCCGACCGCCGGTCCCGCACGGGATTGGGTCAGAATCCTCTCGCAATACCGTGAGCCAAGCACGTGGCGCAGCACCTTTGAGCTGGCCGTTACACTCGGCCCGTTTCTGGTTCTATGGGTGTTGGCGTGGATGGCCCTGTCGGTCAGCGGATGGCTGACATTGGCACTTTCCTTGTGCAATGCTGCGTTTCTCCTGCGCCTGTTCGCGATCCAGCATGACTGCGGCCACGGCGCTTTCTTCAAGAACCGCACGCTCAGCGATTGGGTTGGACGCGCCATTGGCGTATTGACGCTGACCCCATACGATGTCTGGCAGCGGTCCCATGCGATGCACCACAGCACGTCAGGCAATCTGGGCAGACGCGGCATGGGCGATGTCCATACGCTGACCCTCGCCGAATACAATGCGTTGTCCGGCTTCAACCGGTTGAAATACCGCCTTTATCGCCATCCGATTGTTCTTTTCGGTCTCGGGCCGGGATACCTGTTTTTTCTGCAAAACCGTTTGCCGCTCGGTCTGATGGCAAAGGCCCGCTATTGGACCTCCGCGATGAGCACGAACGCCGCGATCCTGATCGCGCTGGTGGTGATTATTTACTTCGGGGGCATTCTGCCCGTTCTGCTCATTTTCCTGCCGTCCACCCTGCTGGCGGCGACGGCCGGTGTCTGGCTTTTCTACGTACAACACCAGTTTGAGACGACCCATTGGGAAGATGATGACAGCTGGGATTTGCATGCCGCAGCCCTGCACGGCAGTTCGCATTACATCATGCCCAAACCGTTGCAATGGCTAAGCGCCAACATCGGCATTCACCATGTGCATCATCTGTATAGCCGCATTCCTTTCTACCGCCTGCCTGAGGTCCTGCGCGATCATGAAGCGCTGGCAGACAGCAACCGCATGACGATCCGTGAAAGCCTGCTGAATGCGCGGCTTCATTTGTGGGATGAGGACAGCAAACGCCTTTTATCTTTCCGACAGGCACGTAAGCTCACAACGTCCTGA
- the rimK gene encoding 30S ribosomal protein S6--L-glutamate ligase, giving the protein MEKLNFGWEEWIALPDLGLPAIKVKVDTGARTSALHAHDIETFGSAAKPKVRFNVHPIAGREDIVITCSAPLVDRREVTSSNGESEQRYVIETKLEVGGQSWPIEVTLTNRAGLASRMLLGRQALNDHITISATERRLQPDLSYDVYHSAAVRQTAPKRALRIAVLSREDNYSTRRLVEVGESRGHTVEVIDTTRCYMAINAMAPEVHYDGKRLPRYDAVIPRIGASITPYGTAVIRQFETIGTYCVNGSSGITASRDKLHAHQVLASKRIGMPTTAFAASPKDTSNLMGLVGTAPLIVKLLESTQGKGVVLAETKKAAESVIDAFRGLKANFLVQDFVKEAAGEDIRCLVIAGKVVASMKRTGADGDFRSNLHRGGSAKVVRISKEERDTALRAARAFGLGKAGVDLLRSESGPKVLEVNSSPGFEGIEKATGKDIVGKLYDEIEARVKPQPVRKRKGA; this is encoded by the coding sequence ATGGAAAAACTGAATTTCGGTTGGGAAGAATGGATCGCTCTACCGGATCTCGGTTTGCCGGCGATCAAGGTAAAGGTCGACACTGGCGCACGCACGTCTGCGCTGCACGCCCATGATATTGAGACCTTCGGATCAGCGGCCAAGCCCAAAGTGCGCTTTAACGTGCATCCCATCGCGGGTCGTGAAGATATCGTAATCACCTGCTCGGCACCGCTTGTGGACCGCCGCGAGGTGACCTCGTCCAACGGCGAATCCGAACAGCGATACGTGATCGAAACCAAGCTTGAGGTCGGCGGCCAAAGCTGGCCTATCGAAGTAACGCTGACCAACCGCGCGGGACTGGCCAGCCGGATGCTTCTCGGGCGACAGGCGCTGAACGATCATATCACGATTTCGGCGACCGAACGGCGCCTGCAACCCGACCTGAGCTATGATGTCTACCACAGTGCTGCCGTGCGACAGACTGCTCCCAAGCGCGCACTGCGGATTGCTGTGCTTAGCCGTGAGGACAACTATTCAACACGCCGGTTGGTCGAGGTCGGGGAATCGCGCGGACACACAGTTGAAGTAATCGACACAACCCGCTGTTATATGGCAATTAATGCTATGGCGCCCGAGGTGCATTATGACGGGAAACGTCTGCCACGGTATGACGCTGTAATTCCGCGCATCGGTGCATCTATCACCCCCTACGGGACTGCCGTAATCCGTCAGTTCGAAACCATCGGCACATACTGCGTTAACGGCAGCAGCGGCATCACTGCCAGCCGTGACAAACTGCATGCACACCAAGTGCTTGCCAGCAAACGGATCGGCATGCCAACAACTGCTTTCGCGGCCTCACCCAAGGACACGTCGAACCTTATGGGGCTCGTCGGAACCGCACCGTTGATCGTGAAACTGCTGGAATCGACACAAGGCAAAGGTGTCGTGCTGGCAGAGACAAAAAAGGCCGCCGAATCCGTGATTGACGCGTTCCGTGGCCTGAAGGCGAACTTCCTCGTTCAGGACTTCGTCAAGGAAGCGGCTGGCGAAGACATCCGCTGTCTCGTGATTGCGGGTAAAGTCGTCGCGTCAATGAAACGTACCGGTGCAGATGGTGATTTCCGTTCAAACCTGCACCGCGGCGGGTCGGCTAAGGTGGTGCGCATATCCAAAGAGGAACGCGACACCGCGCTGCGTGCGGCCCGCGCTTTTGGACTGGGCAAGGCCGGCGTCGATCTTCTGCGCTCCGAAAGCGGCCCGAAGGTGCTTGAGGTAAACTCCTCCCCGGGCTTTGAGGGCATCGAAAAGGCGACCGGCAAAGACATCGTCGGCAAACTTTATGACGAGATCGAAGCGCGCGTTAAACCGCAGCCGGTGCGCAAACGCAAAGGTGCGTAG
- a CDS encoding NfeD family protein, giving the protein MADYLTLWWVWISIALVLGVIELLAPGFIFLGFALGAVFIAGVVALFAWSNIPALLALFAVLSLLSWIGLRAVFRSQSSGARIVTRDINDN; this is encoded by the coding sequence ATGGCTGATTACCTGACACTTTGGTGGGTCTGGATCAGCATTGCATTGGTCCTTGGCGTGATTGAGCTGCTTGCACCGGGTTTCATCTTTCTTGGTTTTGCACTCGGGGCAGTTTTCATTGCGGGTGTGGTCGCGCTTTTTGCTTGGTCCAACATCCCGGCTCTGCTGGCGCTCTTCGCTGTATTATCACTCCTCTCATGGATCGGACTTAGGGCAGTGTTCCGCTCGCAATCCAGTGGCGCAAGGATTGTTACACGGGATATTAACGATAACTGA
- a CDS encoding SPFH domain-containing protein gives MDIEQLIIGILENNLAWLLLAALVIILIVKSVKIVPQSEQHVVERFGRLRAVLGPGINMIVPFIDRIAHKISILERQLPTASQDAITRDNVLTQVDTSVFYRITEPEKTVYRIRDVDSAISTTVAGIVRAEIGKMDLDEVQANRNSLIDTIKATVEQAVDDWGIEVTRAEILDVNLDAATRAAMMQQLNAERARRAQVTEAEGSKRAVELAADAELYASEQTAKARRVLAEAEAYATQVVAVAINENGIEAAQYQIALKQVEALGAMSGADGNQTVIVPAEAVAAFSDAFKLLKGRS, from the coding sequence GTGGACATCGAACAGCTGATTATCGGAATTCTCGAAAATAACCTCGCTTGGCTGTTGTTGGCCGCTCTCGTGATCATTCTGATCGTCAAGTCGGTCAAGATTGTACCCCAGTCAGAACAGCACGTTGTGGAACGCTTTGGCCGCCTGCGCGCCGTGCTTGGGCCGGGCATCAACATGATCGTGCCATTCATCGACCGGATCGCACATAAAATCTCTATCCTTGAACGCCAGCTCCCCACTGCATCGCAAGACGCGATTACCCGCGACAACGTGCTGACACAGGTGGATACTTCGGTGTTCTACCGCATCACCGAACCGGAAAAGACCGTTTACCGTATCCGTGACGTCGATAGCGCCATCTCAACCACCGTCGCAGGTATTGTGCGCGCCGAGATCGGCAAGATGGATCTGGATGAAGTTCAAGCGAACCGCAATTCGCTGATCGACACGATCAAGGCGACCGTGGAACAGGCGGTAGACGACTGGGGCATCGAAGTGACCCGCGCCGAAATTCTGGACGTGAACCTTGATGCCGCCACCCGCGCCGCAATGATGCAGCAGCTCAACGCGGAACGCGCGCGCCGTGCGCAGGTGACAGAGGCCGAAGGCTCCAAACGTGCGGTCGAACTAGCGGCTGATGCGGAACTCTACGCCTCAGAGCAAACCGCAAAAGCCCGTCGCGTTCTGGCCGAAGCCGAAGCCTATGCAACACAAGTGGTGGCTGTCGCTATCAATGAAAACGGGATCGAAGCGGCACAATACCAGATTGCGCTCAAACAGGTAGAAGCTTTGGGCGCTATGTCGGGTGCCGATGGCAACCAGACAGTGATTGTCCCTGCTGAGGCTGTCGCCGCATTCTCGGATGCGTTCAAACTGCTCAAAGGACGCTCATGA
- the tgt gene encoding tRNA guanosine(34) transglycosylase Tgt — translation MAQISFEKLGQDGKARTGVIHTTRGDIRTPAFMPVGTAATVKAMMPESVAATGADILLGNTYHLMLRPTAERIARLGGLHKFMNWDKPILTDSGGFQVMSLADLRKLTERGVTFKSHIDGSKHEITPERSMEIQALLGSDIVMCFDECPALPADRDRIATSMELSMRWAKRSKEAFGDRPGHALFGIQQGGLEQDLRGQSAEALREIGFDGYAVGGLAVGEGQEAMFGCLDYAPDQLPEDKPRYLMGVGKPDDIVGAVKRGIDMMDCVLPSRSGRTGQVFTRAGVLNIKNARHADDPRPLDENCACPACTKYSRAYLHHVFRSQEMISGMLLTWHNLRYFQDIMDGMRQAIAAGTFAAWEQDFHAGRAQGDIEPL, via the coding sequence ATGGCTCAGATCAGCTTCGAAAAACTCGGTCAGGACGGCAAGGCACGCACTGGTGTGATCCACACCACACGTGGCGACATCCGCACACCCGCGTTTATGCCCGTGGGCACAGCGGCGACGGTCAAGGCGATGATGCCCGAAAGCGTTGCGGCGACAGGGGCAGATATCCTGCTGGGCAATACCTATCACCTGATGCTGCGGCCCACGGCTGAACGGATTGCGCGTTTGGGCGGGCTGCATAAATTCATGAACTGGGACAAGCCGATCCTGACGGATTCAGGCGGGTTTCAGGTGATGTCGCTGGCGGATTTGCGCAAGCTGACGGAACGGGGTGTTACCTTCAAAAGCCATATCGACGGGTCCAAGCACGAGATTACGCCGGAACGGTCGATGGAGATACAGGCGCTGCTTGGCTCTGACATCGTGATGTGTTTCGATGAATGTCCGGCGCTGCCTGCGGATCGCGACCGCATTGCCACCAGCATGGAATTGTCAATGCGGTGGGCCAAGCGGTCCAAAGAAGCGTTTGGCGATCGTCCCGGTCACGCGCTTTTTGGCATACAGCAGGGCGGGTTAGAGCAGGATTTGCGCGGACAATCAGCAGAAGCGCTGCGTGAGATCGGTTTTGACGGCTACGCAGTGGGTGGTCTGGCCGTGGGCGAGGGGCAGGAAGCCATGTTCGGTTGTCTGGATTACGCGCCGGACCAATTGCCCGAGGACAAGCCGCGGTATCTGATGGGCGTGGGAAAGCCCGATGATATTGTGGGGGCTGTGAAACGCGGCATCGACATGATGGATTGCGTGCTGCCATCACGTTCGGGACGTACGGGGCAGGTGTTCACGCGCGCAGGTGTGTTGAACATCAAGAACGCACGGCATGCGGATGATCCGCGCCCCTTGGACGAAAACTGCGCCTGTCCGGCCTGTACGAAATATTCACGGGCTTATCTTCACCATGTGTTCCGCAGTCAGGAAATGATCTCGGGGATGTTATTAACCTGGCATAACCTGCGCTATTTTCAGGATATCATGGACGGCATGCGCCAGGCGATTGCGGCAGGCACATTTGCGGCATGGGAGCAGGATTTTCACGCAGGCCGCGCGCAGGGCGACATTGAGCCGCTATAA
- a CDS encoding alkene reductase, which yields MTDTLFTPVTIGAIEAANRIAMAPLTRNRADNDTGEVSDMHVEYYRQRAGAGIIITEATQISGEGKGYLQTPGIYTEGQVAAWRKVTDAVHTEGGKIVIQLWHVGRISHTSLQPDGQAPVAPSALNAGVKTFTANGFEATSDPRALEIGEMARIVEDYAHATRMAKKAGFDGVEVHAANGYLLDQFLKTASNEREDAYGGSLENRARLLFEVMEAVTEAWDGAHVGIRLSPFSPANGISDENPQETFTYVIEGLNRFGLAYLHMVEGATGGSRDLAEGQSIDALRALFEGPYMANNGYDRDMALKAAASGHAEMIAIGRPFIANPDLVERFEQEAPLNEGNTSTYYGGGREGLTDYPSLKG from the coding sequence ATGACCGATACACTTTTCACCCCCGTCACCATCGGAGCCATCGAAGCGGCCAACCGCATCGCTATGGCCCCGCTCACGCGCAACCGTGCGGACAATGACACCGGCGAAGTCAGCGATATGCACGTAGAGTATTACCGCCAGCGCGCCGGTGCCGGGATCATCATCACCGAAGCCACCCAGATCAGTGGCGAGGGCAAAGGATATTTGCAAACGCCGGGGATCTACACCGAAGGGCAGGTGGCTGCATGGCGCAAGGTCACGGATGCCGTTCATACCGAAGGCGGCAAGATCGTTATCCAGCTTTGGCACGTGGGCCGCATCAGCCACACGTCCCTTCAGCCCGACGGGCAGGCTCCTGTCGCGCCTTCCGCGTTGAATGCTGGCGTCAAGACTTTCACGGCCAACGGGTTCGAGGCCACATCGGACCCGCGCGCGCTGGAAATTGGCGAGATGGCCCGCATTGTTGAAGACTACGCACATGCCACCAGAATGGCAAAGAAGGCGGGTTTTGACGGTGTCGAAGTGCATGCTGCCAATGGCTATTTGCTGGACCAGTTCCTTAAAACAGCCAGCAACGAGCGCGAGGATGCCTATGGTGGAAGTCTTGAAAACCGCGCACGGCTGCTTTTCGAAGTCATGGAAGCCGTGACCGAAGCGTGGGACGGTGCGCATGTGGGCATTCGATTATCGCCGTTTTCTCCCGCAAACGGCATCAGCGACGAGAACCCGCAAGAGACGTTCACTTACGTGATCGAAGGGCTGAACCGGTTCGGACTGGCCTATTTGCATATGGTCGAAGGTGCGACCGGCGGTTCGCGTGATTTGGCGGAAGGTCAAAGCATCGACGCTTTGCGCGCACTATTTGAGGGGCCCTACATGGCCAATAACGGCTACGACCGCGATATGGCCCTCAAGGCCGCGGCTTCGGGTCATGCTGAAATGATCGCGATCGGTCGTCCGTTTATTGCGAACCCCGATCTGGTTGAGCGCTTCGAGCAGGAAGCGCCGCTGAATGAAGGTAACACCAGCACCTACTATGGCGGTGGGCGCGAGGGGTTAACGGATTATCCATCGCTGAAGGGGTAG
- the lon gene encoding endopeptidase La has protein sequence MLEPLNASYPVLPLRDIVVFPHMIVPLFVGREKSVRALEEVMADDKQILLSSQIDPGEDDPEADGIFKAGVLANVLQLLKLPDGTVKVLVEGQARVRITEYLENDNFFEARAEYLTEMPGDAATTEALLRSVGDEFERYAKVKKNVPDEALSAVGETNEAARLADLVAGHLGIEVDQKQDLLETLSVSERLEKVYGLMQGEMSVLQVEKKIKTRVKSQMERTQREYYLNEQMKAIQQELGDGEDGKNEVAELEEKIAATKLSKEAREKADAELKKLKNMSPMSAEATVVRNYLDWMLSIPWGVKSRTKKNLGKAQEILDNDHYGLEKVKERIVEYLAVQQRSSKLKGPIMCLVGPPGVGKTSLGKSVAKATGREFIRISLGGVRDESEIRGHRRTYIGSMPGKIIQALKKAKTTNPLILLDEIDKMGQDFRGDPASAMLEVLDPEQNSTFVDHYLEVEYDLSNVMFLTTSNSYNMPGPLLDRMEIIPLSGYTEDEKLEIAKQHLVSKQVKNHGLKAKEFSIEDSAIQGMIRYYTREAGVRNLEREIAKVARKSLTKIVKKEADSVTVNGDNLDEFLGVRKHRYGLAEQEHQVGVVTGLAYTSVGGELLHIEALRLPGKGRMKTTGKLGDVMKESIDAASSYVRSISPKIGVKPPKFDTLDIHVHVPDGATPKDGPSAGLAMVTSIVSVLTQIPVRKDIAMTGEVSLRGNAMPIGGLKEKLLAALRGGITTVLIPEENEKDLPDIPENVKQGLTIIPVKHVSEVLEHALISQPEPIEWDQEAEDAAAAATLAAKSSSGDTATAH, from the coding sequence ATGTTAGAGCCACTTAACGCGTCCTACCCGGTACTGCCGCTGCGTGATATCGTCGTATTTCCACATATGATTGTGCCGCTGTTTGTAGGTCGCGAAAAGTCAGTCCGCGCTTTGGAAGAAGTGATGGCGGATGATAAACAAATTCTGCTGTCGAGCCAGATCGACCCCGGTGAGGATGATCCCGAAGCAGACGGTATTTTCAAAGCAGGCGTGTTGGCCAATGTGTTGCAGCTGCTGAAGCTGCCCGATGGCACTGTCAAAGTGCTTGTCGAAGGCCAGGCGCGTGTGCGGATCACGGAATACCTTGAAAACGATAACTTCTTTGAAGCACGCGCTGAGTATCTGACCGAGATGCCGGGCGATGCGGCCACAACGGAAGCGCTTTTGCGGTCCGTCGGGGACGAATTCGAGCGCTATGCCAAGGTCAAAAAGAACGTGCCTGATGAGGCGCTGAGCGCCGTTGGTGAAACCAATGAGGCTGCGCGTCTGGCTGATCTGGTGGCGGGCCACCTTGGTATCGAGGTAGACCAGAAACAGGATCTGCTGGAGACGCTTTCCGTGTCCGAGCGGCTGGAAAAAGTGTATGGTCTGATGCAGGGCGAGATGTCAGTTCTGCAGGTCGAGAAAAAGATCAAAACCCGCGTCAAATCGCAGATGGAGCGGACACAGCGCGAGTATTATCTGAACGAACAGATGAAAGCGATCCAGCAAGAGCTGGGCGACGGCGAGGACGGCAAGAACGAAGTCGCCGAACTCGAAGAGAAAATCGCCGCAACCAAGTTGAGCAAAGAGGCGCGCGAAAAGGCGGATGCGGAACTGAAAAAGCTCAAGAACATGAGCCCGATGTCCGCCGAAGCAACAGTCGTGCGCAACTATCTGGACTGGATGCTGTCGATCCCGTGGGGCGTGAAATCACGGACTAAAAAGAACCTCGGCAAGGCGCAGGAGATTCTGGATAATGATCACTACGGTCTGGAAAAGGTTAAAGAACGTATCGTCGAATATCTGGCGGTGCAGCAGCGCTCAAGCAAGCTGAAAGGTCCGATCATGTGTTTGGTCGGCCCTCCGGGTGTGGGTAAAACCTCGCTTGGTAAATCAGTGGCCAAGGCGACAGGACGGGAGTTTATCCGTATTTCGCTGGGCGGCGTACGTGACGAATCCGAAATTCGCGGTCACCGCCGGACTTATATCGGCTCCATGCCCGGTAAGATCATTCAGGCGCTGAAAAAGGCGAAAACCACGAACCCGCTGATCCTGCTCGACGAGATTGACAAGATGGGTCAGGATTTCCGGGGTGATCCTGCGTCCGCAATGCTTGAAGTGCTTGATCCGGAACAGAACTCCACCTTTGTGGATCACTATCTTGAGGTCGAATATGACCTGTCGAACGTGATGTTCCTGACCACGTCGAACAGCTACAATATGCCTGGGCCGTTGCTTGACCGCATGGAGATCATCCCGCTGTCGGGTTACACCGAAGACGAAAAGCTGGAAATTGCCAAGCAGCACTTGGTAAGCAAGCAGGTCAAGAACCACGGTCTGAAAGCCAAAGAGTTCTCAATCGAGGATTCCGCCATTCAGGGGATGATCCGGTACTACACGCGTGAAGCTGGTGTTCGGAACCTTGAACGCGAGATCGCAAAGGTAGCGCGGAAGTCGTTGACCAAGATCGTCAAGAAAGAAGCCGACAGCGTGACTGTGAACGGCGACAATCTTGATGAGTTCCTTGGTGTACGCAAGCACCGCTACGGATTGGCAGAGCAGGAGCATCAGGTCGGGGTTGTGACCGGTCTGGCCTATACATCGGTGGGTGGCGAGTTGCTGCATATCGAAGCGCTGCGATTGCCGGGCAAAGGCCGGATGAAGACCACAGGTAAGCTCGGCGATGTGATGAAAGAGAGCATCGACGCGGCAAGCTCCTACGTGCGGTCAATCAGTCCGAAGATCGGTGTGAAGCCACCGAAGTTCGACACGCTGGACATTCACGTGCACGTGCCTGACGGGGCAACACCGAAAGACGGTCCGTCTGCTGGTCTTGCGATGGTAACTTCCATTGTATCGGTGCTGACGCAAATTCCGGTCCGCAAGGATATCGCGATGACAGGTGAAGTATCCTTGCGCGGTAACGCAATGCCAATCGGTGGTTTGAAGGAAAAACTGCTGGCAGCCTTGCGCGGTGGCATCACGACGGTACTGATCCCTGAAGAGAACGAAAAGGATCTTCCGGATATCCCCGAGAACGTGAAACAGGGCCTGACGATTATTCCTGTGAAGCATGTATCGGAAGTGCTGGAACACGCGCTGATTTCACAACCTGAGCCTATTGAATGGGATCAGGAAGCGGAAGATGCAGCAGCGGCAGCGACGCTTGCAGCCAAGTCCTCCTCTGGGGATACAGCAACAGCGCACTGA
- a CDS encoding HU family DNA-binding protein, producing MSVTTSTKKKSKTTTTSTSKTSAAKTTTAKPKAADPAPVSAVTGDAPAAAKAAEPTIVDAPQPVIVGPMLRKKELVDTVVARSGLKKKDVKPAVEMVLTVLGEALGDNRDLNLPPLGRIKVRREKTLKNGRVVTAKIRQSTPPEKPASADITDSESDY from the coding sequence ATGAGTGTGACGACAAGTACGAAAAAGAAGTCGAAAACGACGACAACAAGTACATCAAAAACCAGCGCGGCAAAAACGACAACGGCAAAGCCGAAAGCGGCTGATCCTGCGCCGGTAAGTGCTGTGACGGGTGACGCTCCGGCAGCGGCAAAGGCGGCTGAACCGACGATCGTCGACGCGCCGCAGCCGGTGATCGTAGGGCCGATGCTGCGCAAAAAGGAACTTGTCGACACCGTAGTCGCGCGTTCGGGCCTCAAGAAAAAAGACGTAAAGCCCGCTGTCGAAATGGTGTTAACGGTTCTGGGAGAGGCATTGGGCGACAACCGTGATCTCAACCTGCCACCTTTGGGCCGGATCAAAGTGCGCCGCGAAAAGACCCTTAAGAACGGTCGCGTCGTGACGGCGAAAATACGTCAGTCCACGCCGCCAGAAAAGCCCGCCAGCGCGGACATCACCGACAGCGAATCTGACTATTAA
- a CDS encoding histidine phosphatase family protein: MPQYPKIWFLRHGQTEWNRLYRMQGQLDSPLTDQGLADARRQAKIISPVLNETPQIFVSPLGRTIQTAEIALRGAAYQTDPRLMEIDAGLWQGRFRDEILLANPELAKTQKSALEIYDAAPEGEGIAALQARVIDFLTDLTGPSVVIAHGLLGQVLRAHVRGIAMEKAGHLSNDQGCVYVLENWAETRLDELS; encoded by the coding sequence ATGCCTCAATACCCCAAAATCTGGTTCCTGCGGCACGGGCAGACCGAATGGAACCGCCTTTACCGGATGCAGGGGCAACTTGATTCCCCGCTCACCGATCAGGGGCTGGCGGATGCGCGGCGACAGGCGAAAATAATCTCCCCAGTGTTGAATGAGACGCCACAAATTTTTGTCTCTCCTTTGGGGAGGACGATCCAAACTGCAGAAATCGCATTGCGCGGTGCCGCTTACCAAACTGATCCCCGTTTGATGGAGATTGACGCCGGTCTGTGGCAGGGTCGGTTTCGGGACGAGATACTTTTGGCCAACCCCGAGTTAGCCAAGACCCAAAAATCCGCGCTCGAAATATATGATGCAGCACCTGAGGGCGAGGGGATCGCAGCGCTTCAAGCGCGGGTGATTGATTTTTTGACGGACCTCACGGGGCCGTCTGTTGTGATCGCTCACGGGTTGCTGGGACAGGTACTGCGCGCGCATGTCCGCGGCATCGCGATGGAAAAGGCGGGGCATCTGTCGAATGATCAGGGGTGCGTCTATGTTTTGGAGAACTGGGCCGAAACTCGTCTGGATGAACTTTCATGA